TCGTCACGGCGATGTCCAACGCGGTGGAGGCCATCAGCGAGCAGAACACCGAACAGGCACCCAAGGTGCGGGTGCTGCCCGAGCGCATCTACCTGCACGAGCTGGATCCGAACCCCCCCGGCCCCGACAGCGACTACCGCACGCGGTGGACGGTGCCGCTCGGCGTGCGCGAGGCGGACCTGTCGGTGGCGTATAACCACATGCACCTGACGCCGCACCTGCTGATCTTCGGCGCTCCGAAGTCGGGCAAGACCCAGATCGCGCACGCGGTGGCCCAGGCCATCTGCAGGCGCAACGACCCATCCCAGGTGCGGTTCATGCTGGCCGACTATCGCTCGGGGCTGCTCGATGCGGTACCGCATAGCCACCTGCTGGATGCGGGGGCGGTGAACCGCAACCAGTCAGCGCTGGAAGTGTCGATCCAGGCACTCGCCGGCAACCTGCAGAAGCGGATGCCTCCGCCGGACCTGACCACCTCGCAGTTGCGGTCGCGGTCATGGTGGAAGGGCCCGGACGTGGTGCTGCTGGTTGACGACTGGCACATGATCGTCGCGGCCAGCGGGATGGTCCCGCCGATGGCACCATTGTTTCCGTTGCTGCCCGCGGCGGCGGACATCGGCCTGCACATCATCGTGACCTGCCAGATGAGCCAGGCGCATCGGGCCACGATGGACAAGTTCGTGGGTGCCGCCTACGGCGCCGGTACCCCCACGCTGTTCCTGTCTGGGGAGAAGGTGGACTTCCCCTCACGCGAGATCAAGGTGCAGCGGCGGCCTCCTGGCCAGGCCTTTCTGGTCTCACCGGATGCCAAAGAGGTCATCCAGGCGGCCTATGTGGATCCACCCGAAGAAGAAGTGTTCTGAGCACCCCTCAGACGTGGTTAGTATTAATCGGAGACGTCCTAGCAAACATAGATTTCAGTGCGAGCGACGGGGTCGGGGGAAGATTCCAGACGCACCGGCTATGCAGCTAGGCCCTTTCATAAATGAATATTCAGGCAATTCATCTATATGTAGGGAGATAGCGCAATGCAACCCTTGGAGCACAACCCGGGAGCTGTCGGCATCGGCACACAGGTAGTCGCAAACGGTGTTCGCGGTCTGGCCGCTGGCACCGTCGCCGCCGCTGCGGTTTCCGCACTGGTGCCCGCCGGTGCCGACGAGGTCTCCGCCCAGGCGGCCGCGGTCTTCGCCAAGGAGGGTGTCGAGGCCCTGGCGTTGAATACGTTTGCTCAGGAAGAGCTATCCCGCGCAGGGGCGGCCTACGTAGAGATCGCGGGAGTTTACGAAGCGGTCGACAGCGCCAACGCCGCCACCTTCTGACATCTCGCTGGCCGAC
The sequence above is drawn from the Mycobacterium gallinarum genome and encodes:
- a CDS encoding PE family protein, with translation MQPLEHNPGAVGIGTQVVANGVRGLAAGTVAAAAVSALVPAGADEVSAQAAAVFAKEGVEALALNTFAQEELSRAGAAYVEIAGVYEAVDSANAATF